In one Legionella clemsonensis genomic region, the following are encoded:
- the parC gene encoding DNA topoisomerase IV subunit A, with product MNQLIERKPLTEFTEKAYLDYSMYVILDRALPHIADGLKPVQRRIVYAMSELGLKATAKYKKSARTVGDVLGKFHPHGDSACYEAMVLMAQPFSYRYPFVDGQGNWGSPDDPKSFAAMRYTEARLSPYAEVMLSELQQGTVDWVDNFDGTLQEPALLPARLPNVLLNGATGIAVGMASDILPHNLTEIADACVYLLDNPNASLDDICTYVKGPDFPTEAEIITPSHALRTMYETGNGSVKMRAVYRQEKHDIVITALPYQVSGAKVIEQIALQMQQKKLPMIEDLRDESDHEHPTRLVIVPKSARVDIDGVMSHLFATTDLERSYRVNFNMVGLDGKPRVKGLVTILQEWLSYRLLTVKKRLQYRLEKILDRIHVLEGLIIAFLNIDEVIAIIREQENPKEGLMEHFKLSERQAEAILEMKLRHLARLEEIRLRAELDELSKERDSLQAILASEKRLRTLVKNEITADKKQFGDARRSPLVERQDSQALKEEDFLPNEPITVVLSQKGWVRAAKGYDINGRELNFKAGDDFKAQTNARSNQQVLFFDSEGKVYTLPGYTLPSARGQGEPLTGKLNPSDGMLFEALIGGDAEDWVVLASDAGYGFITQLKELYVKNRNGKACIKLPENSRVLPPRLISNKDAQYIACVTNVGRLLLFRASELPQLSRGKGNKLINIPTSKAIQREEFVVDLQILFLEDALTVHAGKRHFTLKAADFEHYQGERGRRGNRLPRGLQNVTALQITAAATEK from the coding sequence ATGAACCAGCTTATCGAACGCAAACCATTAACTGAGTTTACTGAAAAAGCTTATCTTGATTATTCAATGTATGTCATTCTTGATAGAGCTTTGCCCCACATAGCCGATGGCTTAAAACCAGTGCAACGCCGCATTGTTTACGCGATGTCTGAGTTAGGACTAAAAGCAACGGCCAAGTATAAAAAATCAGCTAGAACGGTAGGGGATGTATTGGGTAAATTTCATCCTCACGGTGATTCTGCCTGCTATGAAGCCATGGTACTTATGGCGCAACCGTTTTCTTACCGCTATCCTTTTGTAGATGGCCAAGGAAATTGGGGATCTCCTGATGATCCGAAATCATTCGCCGCAATGCGCTATACAGAAGCTCGTCTATCTCCCTATGCCGAAGTAATGTTATCAGAATTACAACAAGGTACGGTTGACTGGGTGGATAATTTTGATGGGACTTTACAAGAACCAGCATTATTGCCAGCACGTTTACCCAATGTCTTACTTAATGGTGCAACAGGAATTGCAGTAGGAATGGCCTCCGACATATTACCACATAATTTAACGGAAATTGCTGACGCCTGTGTTTATTTATTAGACAACCCAAATGCTAGTCTGGACGACATATGCACTTATGTAAAAGGCCCGGATTTTCCTACGGAAGCCGAAATTATTACCCCAAGTCATGCCCTTCGCACAATGTATGAAACAGGAAACGGTTCAGTTAAAATGCGTGCCGTTTACCGTCAGGAAAAGCACGATATTGTAATTACAGCGCTTCCCTATCAAGTTTCTGGGGCAAAAGTTATTGAACAAATTGCACTACAGATGCAACAGAAAAAATTACCCATGATAGAAGATTTACGTGATGAATCAGATCATGAGCATCCTACTCGTCTCGTCATTGTTCCTAAATCAGCTCGAGTCGATATTGATGGAGTCATGTCTCATTTGTTTGCCACCACTGATTTAGAACGCAGCTATCGGGTCAACTTTAATATGGTTGGTTTAGATGGCAAACCGCGAGTGAAAGGATTAGTTACCATTCTGCAAGAGTGGTTAAGCTATCGTTTGTTGACCGTTAAAAAGCGTTTGCAATATCGTCTGGAAAAAATTCTGGATCGCATTCATGTTTTAGAAGGGTTGATCATTGCTTTTCTTAATATAGATGAAGTCATTGCTATTATTCGAGAACAGGAGAATCCTAAAGAAGGATTAATGGAGCATTTTAAACTCAGCGAAAGACAAGCCGAAGCTATTCTTGAGATGAAATTGCGACATTTAGCCCGGCTTGAAGAAATTCGGCTGCGAGCAGAGTTGGATGAATTAAGTAAAGAGCGTGATTCTTTACAGGCCATTTTGGCCAGCGAGAAGCGGTTAAGAACATTAGTAAAAAATGAAATTACTGCCGATAAAAAGCAATTTGGTGATGCTAGACGCTCACCTTTAGTAGAACGTCAGGATTCGCAAGCATTAAAAGAAGAAGATTTTCTACCCAATGAGCCTATCACGGTAGTGTTATCGCAAAAAGGTTGGGTTAGGGCTGCAAAAGGCTATGATATAAACGGCCGCGAATTAAACTTTAAAGCCGGGGATGATTTTAAAGCCCAAACCAATGCCAGGAGTAATCAGCAAGTACTGTTTTTTGATAGCGAAGGCAAGGTCTACACCCTGCCGGGCTACACATTACCTTCTGCCCGAGGACAAGGTGAGCCACTCACAGGAAAATTAAATCCTTCTGACGGAATGTTATTTGAAGCACTTATTGGAGGTGATGCGGAAGATTGGGTCGTATTGGCAAGTGATGCCGGTTATGGTTTTATTACGCAGTTAAAAGAGTTATATGTGAAAAATCGTAATGGTAAGGCATGCATTAAATTACCTGAAAATAGTCGTGTTTTACCTCCGCGCTTAATTAGCAATAAAGACGCACAGTATATTGCTTGTGTAACGAATGTAGGGCGTTTGCTTCTCTTCCGTGCCAGTGAGCTTCCTCAGCTTAGTCGTGGGAAAGGAAATAAATTAATTAATATTCCCACCTCCAAAGCTATTCAACGTGAGGAATTTGTCGTTGACTTACAGATATTGTTTTTGGAGGATGCACTGACCGTTCATGCAGGTAAACGACATTTCACCTTAAAAGCTGCTGATTTTGAACATTATCAGGGTGAGCGTGGTCGCCGAGGAAATCGCCTGCCGCGTGGTTTACAAAATGTCACCGCATTACAAATTACTGCAGCAGCTACCGAAAAATAA
- a CDS encoding DUF4442 domain-containing protein, protein MKLSARTLRLILNCYPPFWGAGIKVETISSNFSFARVSMAFRWYNKNYMRTQFGGSLYSMTDPFFALMLIQRLGSEFVVWDKHGEINYIKPGESRVYADFILEDEQLEHIKTATVEKGKFLPVFHTEIYDEKKQTIATVKKTLYVKRVAKH, encoded by the coding sequence ATGAAATTATCTGCCAGAACATTACGCCTTATTTTAAACTGCTACCCTCCGTTCTGGGGGGCTGGTATTAAAGTAGAAACAATCAGCAGCAATTTCTCCTTTGCAAGAGTATCAATGGCATTCCGTTGGTATAACAAAAACTACATGAGAACGCAGTTTGGGGGCAGCTTGTACTCCATGACCGATCCTTTTTTTGCGCTAATGTTAATCCAACGTTTAGGTTCTGAATTTGTGGTTTGGGATAAGCATGGTGAAATTAATTATATTAAACCAGGTGAAAGCCGGGTTTATGCCGATTTTATTCTCGAGGACGAGCAGTTGGAGCATATAAAAACAGCCACCGTAGAAAAAGGCAAATTCCTTCCTGTCTTTCATACTGAAATTTATGATGAAAAAAAACAGACCATTGCGACAGTAAAGAAAACACTTTATGTCAAACGAGTAGCAAAACACTAA